A region of the Sphaerodactylus townsendi isolate TG3544 linkage group LG15, MPM_Stown_v2.3, whole genome shotgun sequence genome:
GTAAGCCTGGGTCTCATTTGGTGGGTTGGTCCTGTCTAGCGAGAGGGAGTCCAGTGCTTCTATTTCCAAGGCCAAGAGCTCACTCAAAGCCAGAGGGGACTGGCTCAAACTGAGGGACTGAAGAAGATCTCCCTTTTGAGCTTCAGGATTCATTCTGTCCTCCTGTGGCCAAGAGGAGGAGACAGCAAGGATTGGACGGTTACGATGTTGCTTTGAAGATAAAGAATAAGGCATCCCCTCCATCTTACAATTATTCACTGTCACCTGAGGCACAGACCTCAACGACGGGAAGATACTGAATAGTTCCGAAAAATGTTCCAAAGAGCAGCTGGAAACGGAGAATGACTGCAGTTGACTAGGAAATGccacccctttctgtcctgctagACAGACACCCTTCATGTCCAACATCTGCAGCTGGTGTAGCGGTTGGAAGACCTCAGCGGGGAGGGAGACGTTGGAGCAGCCCACATCTATGTGGTGGATTGACAGATGTTGCAGTTTGTCCAGGCCCAGGAAAGCCATAGGTGAGATGACTGACACGTTCATGGTGATACTCAAGTAACGAAGTTCTGGAAAAGTCAGGAACACTCCTTTATACAAGACATTAATGTTTCCTGATAGACAGAGGGTATTCACCTGCTCAGGAACAGGTGCTAGGTCAGCCGGCAGGGAGGTGATATTGCTGCAAAGCACAACCAGACCAGTATCTAGAGCAGAGGGACACAGAGAAAGAGGTTCTGCTGTGTGGGGCTTAAGCCATCCCTCTGTAACCTgacatttgccagtgagcactgCCATGGATAAAGGCAGTTCCAGACATGAACGGAAGAGGATGAAGATCATCATTGTTTGGTCCCAGAGGAGGAATTTATGAGAAGGATTCATTCCAATCTGCTTGAGAGAAGACAAGTAATCAGACATTGTCCAGACCCAATGACCTATGCATTTATTTCTACAACAGGAGCATCACCATTGctcaaaattcattcattcattcattcattcattcattcattcattcattcattcattcattcattcattcattcattcattcattcattcatttattttgatataccgccccattcccgaagggctctgggcagtgtacagcataaaatcacataaaatcatcataaacatccataattataataaaaacagcagttattatatCCCAAGATGgtgtcccacctgaacctaatcctcctaggaggaggagggcggggtagtgggtcctgatggtattaaggacccataaatCCCGATAATGGGTCCCACTGATATTGAGGACccctaacctggggggggggggcacactcagcggctggtttctccaaaaactTAATAGGCATCCTCCACATTGTCTCTAGACCCTGTCTGACTATGGACCAGCTTCCTGACCTTGATTCTTAGCTTCTCCTTGTTGCTGTGTACATGCCTGGCTTTTGATTCTTGGATTGATGGACATTACTCTGAACCCTTCCACACACTGGGTATCTCTTGAATTATTCATTGCTAAACAATTGTCAGCACAGCCATGACTCTGAGCCCCCTCAGTGCTGTGTGTTCTGTGACAGCACATCAGTTCTACCCCGCCTGCACAGTttggtggttaagggcaggtttgattctccactcctccacttgaatgacagactcttatctagtgaaccagatttgtttccccactcctacacatgaagcctattaggtgaccttgggctagtcacagttcattcagaactctctcctgGGAATGGGAAATAGGGATGGACTGACCTCTTTCATTACATAGAGAAAATATTCACGAGGAGCGACAATTTACTTGCACAAAGCCCTgcatggccttggaccctcatatcataagaacataagacctagcctgctggatcagaccagagtccctctagttcagcactctgctacttgcagtggcccaccaggtgcctttgggagctcacgtgcaggatgtgaaagcaatggccttcagtaCTGTCTCTCCACCAACTTTCTGCCATTACTTGTGATCATCTGCTCTGGGCCTTCTGCCACTAGAAAACAGGCAAAATCAACAGCCACCTGtgagtgtgtttttttcttgttgtGGCCTTGAGTAATGTTTTCTGTGATTCAGTTCCATTCTCTAGCTTACAGCAGATCAAGgagacaaataaaataaagaatggaTGCAAAGAGCAATTCACTAAGCAATAAGACCATCTGCAGGTTAAAGACGTTCCTCCTCAGGAAATGTCTGATTCAGAAATTAAATGTAACCATTAACACAGTGTTCAAGTAGCAGACCACAAAAATTTCATCTCATTGAGGAACAATGAGAGCGGGTTGTCAACAGATCAGGGGAAAGAACATACTGCCCACCTTGTATGCCTTTTAAACCAGTGTGAATTGCAGACAGACAGCAGGTGGCAAAGCCTTTCATAGAGGGGCAGTTAGCATCACCTCCTGCTGATGTCTGCAGATCCAGGTGTGGCACAACACAGGTGTCGCATAACACAGCAGGGTCTGATTAAAGGGAAAGACATTTAACAGTACCTCTTGACACCCCTGGGATAGAGGAATGACATACCTGGATCTTCTCTTCAGCTGATCAGCTCTTCTCTGAGCTGATCTTCttccaaagtttttaaaagcagccATTGGCACAGCAACAGCATATTTTGATAGGAGAAGGCTTGTTGCATTTCCTCTTCACTCACCACATCCTCTTTCATGTTTGCTGATAGACTTTAAGATAGGTCACTCACCCACAACACTATCCCCAACTGAATTTTGCTCAGCCTATTGAATGAAAGGCAGTTGAGTCTTGGCTTTGACCATCGCTATCTCACCACCTCTACGGCAGATTGTCCAAGACTTGCCTGCCCTGCTATTCTCTGGCTTTGTTTATTCCTCTATCGACAGCACAAGAGAACACCTGCCATTCTCTGCCTTGCAGGATATTGATTTCCACTTATTCTGATTTCTTCACCTGAATGGTTATTTGCCCTCGATTTAGGTtccagctttcccccccccttttggttcTACAGCCCAACATTGATTTTGAAAGCTGAAGTCAAAGTCTTTTCGAGGGTTCTCTTCAACTCATCTTCAAAGAGTTGGCTTTGGTGATAAGAAGCACAAAGGAACCTGAGTGAATGCAAGAAACATTTGTTTGAACAATACCtgcttcttggaggaaaaaaacccacctaTCCATGTGGACCTCTCTTCCTACCCTACAGGTAAGAACCTGAAACTGTGGACCTATAACTTTCTAATTTTTTGTTGGGAGCAAACCCTCCAGAGCAGAAAGGGTGGAAAACAAAGAGCCGTGGATCATAGTATTTAAGTAAAAATGGCAAGATCAGGTTGTATAAACATAAAAATGAGGAGAAAGGGATGAAAACACCCCCATACAACCACACTGAGCCTAACCCAAACACAGAAAAGGGTCCAGCGAGTTTTTAAAATTGATCTTGCTGAATTTTCTCCCCTGCTACAGCCCTCATCACACATCTCACGATCCCCAATGTAgtctttttgggtggtcaaaggggaccccTCTTTCTTTTTCCACTAGAAGAATTGGTAGTTGGATCCAATCcccaaaattctctctctctctctcagtggcaTCTTGCACAGGTTACCAAGGCCTCAGAAGGTTGTAGTTCTGGAGCAGagatgccatcttccaggtggcaACCTTACCGTGGACACTTGCTGCTCAGTTGGGAAATGGGGGAAAATTCAGAGGGGAATGGGAAGGGGCGTTGATAGACTGTCTATGTGATGTAAGGCCCTGACATTCTGTAtacgatgacatcacttctgggttgtgctggaagtgatgtcactgtgccACCAATAGCAGGAGCACCCACCATTTGGTAAACTCCTGCTGGGTGCCAGACCAAGGCTAGCAGGCCTACTTGAAGCCCTGATACCCCTCTCCGATTAGAGCTGGACAGAGGAAGGAATGTACACTTGTACAGAATGATATTGGGGGCTGTAGACCTTGGGCAAGGATCAGAGCTAGAAATCTGAATAAAGACATTTGAAATACAttaatctatggctcattcctcacatgcagaataatgcactttcaaactgctttcagtgctctttgaagctatgcggaatagcaaaatccacttgcaaacagttgtgaaagtggttcgaaaatgcattattttgcgtgtgcagaaggggcctaggttacCAATTTTAAAATGGGCCTGGATTTAGAACTAcagacagaaaatggcagcttccgaGGACAAATCTGGTATACCATAGAGATAACATCCCGGCTGAGCTCCCTCATCTCTGTCCTTCAAGAGtatcattcccctccccaaatctccagggatttccaaaaCTGGAGCTGACAGCCCTATAAAAGTCTTGCCtgcttaagaaaaagaagaagataatcTTCCACCCTTTCACTACTGCTTGATTTCCCCCCAGAAATTACTAGACCTATTCTTTGAGGATCAGGACAAATATTTGGGTGTTTAAAACCATGTGTCTATTTTGTGAAAATGCTTGACTCCTTACTGATGAAACTTGCagaatgaccttgggccggttGGTCCCACATAGCCATGACTACTTTACATAGTCCTGAGAATGAAATGGGGTAGGGAGAGAACCAGGTATGCGGCTGTAGGCTTTGGTCTCAACCAATATCACTCAAACAAGAATGGAACATGGAGCTAGGCAGAGTGATTTCAGTAGTGGAGATAGTTCTGAGCATGTTCAGTTTCtgagagtgtggtgtagtggttaaggacagatgaactctaatctggaaaaccgggtttggtCCCCAACACTTCtacatgagcggcaaactctaatctgatgaactggatttgtttccctgcttcttcacatgtagcctgctgggtgaccttcgtctcgtagttctctcagaactctctcagccccacctacctgacaagatgtctgttttggggagaggaagggaaggagtttgcaagtccctttgagactcctgacaggagagaaaggtggggtataaattcaaaactctttttcttctgaacCATTTATAGTTTCAAAGATAAAAAATACCATACTGTATAGGGAGAGGAAATGGGCTAGAGATATGCCCATCATAACGATGGGTGAGTGGTCTGTGGAAAGACATTGCAGACTGCAGTGCCCCCTGGGGGATAGGCAAAACAGATGCCATGTAGCAAGCTTTCTGAATAGAGtttgtaatgattttttaaaCCATAGAATGTACTTGTAGGCCACCATTCAGACAGTGCAGAGGGAAAGACTGAACTACTCCCCTATAAAGGTGGTCCTGATCCAAAATGAACCTCCACCCACCTGctatttaaagggaaaaaatgtagataGCTCCTTTCATCTATCAACTTTGGTTTGTCCCTTTAAAAGATCCGTCTGAAATCCTAAAACCAAGAGGCTCTGGAAGTCTCTCAGAGCAGTTTTGGATACCGTGGcttctttgattccccactcctccacatgaagtgaccttgggccagtcacaattctttcagaactctctcagctcacgcAGAGGCagaacggcaaaccacctccgagtgttctcttgccttgaaaaccctaagggacCAATGTAATTCagctgtaaccagaggtgggatccagcaggttctcacaggttcccgagagtaggttactaattatttgtgtgtgccgagagggggttactaatgggtgattttgccacgtgatttttgccttagttacgcccctcctccgctcctcagcaggagcatgcagaacttgaagtagtctagcaggaggtgcgtggcagcctgcgcctgcgtgcattcgtttcccacccaaggacttgcgcagcggctgcatccttgccacagccccgcccagcaatgccccaccccaaatgcccgcccacgcccccgtcgtgccccgcccagccccattggcgctacgccactgcttcaatcccaccaccatgggaacctgttactaaaatttttggatcccaccactggctgtaaccTGTCAGCACTTTCTACCGCCACTAGACCGCTACATAAGACCACAATCCTTCactgtgtttgttttcctttggtaGGTAATCCAGTAAGAGATGATCCAGACTTTTGAGCTACGGAGCAAAGAATGAAGCAACATACACGAACCATGCTGTCTCTCATCATGCTATTTTGGCTGGGGCTACCTGTACACCTTGCCTTGATGAGCACACATTGCCGGCAAATTGAAGGCCCGCTGCATAAATATGTTAAaaagtttttcttcttctgcaaccCTCCTGTCAACACCTCCCTGGTGGTCGGTTGCAATCGAGTGACTGCCCTGCCAGAAGATATCATTGACATCCCCAGAGGAGTCCAAGCACTGTGTTTGTTTGGGAGGATTAAAGTCTTGAGGGAATGGGCTTTTCAAGCTTTTCCAGACCTGCGCTATCTGAGCATCCCATTGGCCCCTTTTGTGATCTCACCCGGGGCTTTCCAGGGTCTAAGGACACTGCAACACCTTGCGATAATGCACGGAGCTCCAGCATCGCAATGTATCAACATCACCAGCCTACCTGATATATTGCTATCCATGCATTCACTGCAGACGTTGTACCTTGGCAATATCTGCCTCACTAAACGAAGGGCAATAATGCTTCCTAGCACCTTGCGATCACTTACATTCTCTGTCTGTTCTCAAGTTCAACTTTCTGTGTGGCTCGACATCTTTCCGTCATTGAGGTCAGTATCTCAAGTGACTGTAAAAACCTGTAGAAACTTAGGTCCTTTTTCTGCGAGGCATCATAATTATACAACTCAGCCTGCCATAGCCTGTCGGAATGAGGAAGCAAGCCCTGAAGGCCAAAGAAGTCCTCTAAAGTCCCTGAAACTCATCCATTTCCCTCTGACTCTCAGTGACCTTCTGAACTTAGAAATAGAAGAACTTGACTCCCTCTCTTTGGATAATACAGATCCAGTAAAAGAGAACAAAACTTCATTGGTCTGTGCTCTAGCTTCCCGTTTCTCCCTCCGCTCTTTGAAACTCTCCCGGAATCACTACAGAAGTTTTGATGGTGAAGAACTTCATGCGTGTTGCTCTTTGAAGAGTTTGGTGCTTCAAGACAACAAAATGGAGAATGTAGATATTTTGCTTCTATCTAAACTCCCCCAGCTGCGGCAGTTGGATCTTTCGGTAAATAAGCTCCACTGGGCTCTGTGCCCAACAGTTTATAAGAGCATGAACTTtgcctccagactacagacactGGATTTCTCTAAAAACAATATCACCAGTCTCCCAGCCGATGCCTTCGACTGTCTGACATATTTGGAGAAGCTTTCACTCAACTCTTGCGGAATTAAAAAAATTGACCCTTTGGCCTTCTCTGGACTCAACAACCTCACGGTTCTAAATCTGAACAGAAACCACATTAAGTATCTAGAAAAagaggtattttccaacctatccaAACTCGCCTCCTTAGACCTGAACGACAATCCCATTGAGGTGCTAAGGAAAGACTTTTTCCTGCATCGGAACATGCTGAGAGAACTCAGTT
Encoded here:
- the LOC125444056 gene encoding toll-like receptor 12; this translates as MLSLIMLFWLGLPVHLALMSTHCRQIEGPLHKYVKKFFFFCNPPVNTSLVVGCNRVTALPEDIIDIPRGVQALCLFGRIKVLREWAFQAFPDLRYLSIPLAPFVISPGAFQGLRTLQHLAIMHGAPASQCINITSLPDILLSMHSLQTLYLGNICLTKRRAIMLPSTLRSLTFSVCSQVQLSVWLDIFPSLRSVSQVTVKTCRNLGPFSARHHNYTTQPAIACRNEEASPEGQRSPLKSLKLIHFPLTLSDLLNLEIEELDSLSLDNTDPVKENKTSLVCALASRFSLRSLKLSRNHYRSFDGEELHACCSLKSLVLQDNKMENVDILLLSKLPQLRQLDLSVNKLHWALCPTVYKSMNFASRLQTLDFSKNNITSLPADAFDCLTYLEKLSLNSCGIKKIDPLAFSGLNNLTVLNLNRNHIKYLEKEVFSNLSKLASLDLNDNPIEVLRKDFFLHRNMLRELSFGSPTGDLDVEFSVLDLKVLQIACKSRTRFWGGSIKVFSTLERLTLSCHQLEVDSCKYPLFPQMKGISLTGLHRVTVSCNSSRPFLHHFPLLENFDCRMCLWKGFNLSHLPNLRILVMVNAGITLNDVSQDDAQYLFRNLAKLEVMSLYSSGLQYISAVLFRDMKNLRLLLLENELLLRLDSGFQNELMQLRYLYLQSITFGCDCSNAWLVSWAVGLKDLHVSMRSSVQCQELTTVKKIHQFLPFVEQNCSLKIDFILFLVTFCLVLSLLSVPLVHATWGTELLFLIYLLRGWWRRLRGEIRKGTRYGYDAFVSYCSQDQEWVLQYLVPNLEQKGSPALKLCLHSRDFMVGKATVDNIMDSLYNSRKTICVISRHSLCSHWCSLEMSLATYRLLAGREDTLILIFLERISRYRLSASHRLAKLVKKKTYLNWPEEPAAQLAFWHSLRNSFRRPHGEEESSF